In Bacteroides cellulosilyticus, the genomic stretch GCCTTGATAAATTGATTTATTTTAAATAAAGGCTTATAAATAATTTAGTTATTGTTTAACCAAGTAATGCTATCATGAAACAAAAAAATGGAAAGATGAAAAGTAGATTACTCCTATTATCGGCGCTGCTATTAATGGTGCCTATCGGAGTGTTCGCTCAGAACATTACAGTAAAAGGTACTGTGAAAGACTCGCAGGGAGAGACCGTTATCGGTGCCACTGTAGTGGAAAAAGGTAATACTTCCAATGGTGTTACCACCAATTTAGATGGTCAGTTTACGATATCTGTTGGTAAGGGTAAGAAATTGGTGATTTCTTATATCGGTATGGAAACCCAAGAAGTGGATGCTATTACCGGAAAGGATTTATCAATTACGCTAAAGGATGATTCGCAGTCACTTGATGAAGTTGTGGTCATCGGTTACGGTGGTAGTAAGGCACGCAGGGACTTGACGGGGTCTGTTGGTTCAATCTCAGGTGCTAAATTGGCTGCTGTTCCTGTGGCGTCAGCCGGAGAGGCGCTGCAAGGTAAGATTGCCGGTGTGCAGGTTACTACGGTCGACGGTGCTCCCGGTGCAGATATCAATATCCGTATTCGTGGTGGCGGTACCTCTTTGAGCGGTGATAACAGTAATCCACTGTTTGTTGTCGATGGTTTTATCGCGGATAACATTAATGATATACCTCCGACGGATATTCAGTCTATCGATGTATTGAAAGACGCTTCTCTTACAGCTATCTATGGGGCAAAGGGAGGTAATGGTGTTGTGTTGGTAACGACCAAATCGGCAAGTGCAGGTAAAATCCAGGTAGAATTTAACACCTATGCACAGTTCAAACAATTAGCAGGGAAAGTTGATTTGTTGAATACTTACGAATTTGTCCGTTATCAGCAGGATTATACGATAGGCAGTAACTCTAAAGTACATCAGTTCCGCGAGGATTTCGGTAATCCGAACGATATGGATCTCTATCAGAATGCAGTGACCCACGATTGGCAAGATGAGGTTATGGGTGGATCTGCACTTTCGCAGATGTATAACGTGACAGTGAAAGGAGGTAGCGAAAAGTTGCGTTTCAGCACTTCACTGACCCATCACGATGAAAGTGGTATCGTGGCAAGTTCCGGTGTTCGTCGTACGAATATGAATACCAAAATCAATGTGCAGATTAGTCCGAAGTTATCAATACTCATTAATCCGCGCTTCTCTTACCGCCGTGATTTGGGTGCTGGAGCAGATGGTATCGGTACGGGCGGTTTGATTGGCGTTCTTCGCTATCGTCCTACCAATGGCCTACGTGAGTTTATATATCGGGATGACGAAACCCTTAATTATAATGACGAAAAATTTTGGATGCTGTCCAGCCCTTTGGATGATATTGATCAGAATTACCGGTTAAGACACCGTTATAGCTTTATCAATCAGGCATCTGTTATTTGGAATGCTTTTAAAGGATTTACTTTCCGCTCGGATATTGCCCAATCATGGGAATTTGGAGAAGATAATCGTTTCTACGGCTATCTAACAAGTACTGGTATCAATAATAACGATAAGCCTGTAGCTTCCATCAGCAACTCTCGTAACGATAAGTATATTTGGACCAATACGGCAAATTATGATTTGAGCTTGGATGATGTGCATAACTTCTCTTTCCTGTTAGGACACGAGGTACAACATCAACAAACAACGAACAAATTCGAATCTGCCCGTTATTTTCCGCAATCCATCATCCCGCGGGAAGCTTTAGCCAATATGGGGTTGGGTACAGCATATCAGGTTACTTCCAGTGTTTCTACAGCGAACCGTATGCTCTCTTTCTTTGGACAGGCAAGTTACAACTATAAGCATAAGTATCTGTTGTCCGCTACGTTCCGTGCCGATGGTTCTACGAAGTTTGCTCCCGGTAATCAGTGGGGGTATTTCCCTTCCATCGCCGGTGCTTGGGTTATCTCAGAAGAAGCGTTTATGGAAAATGTGGATTGGATCAATAATCTGAAACTGCGTGTAGCGTTGGGTATGGCAGGTAATAACAGCATTGATTCCGACCTTTGGAGATATCAATATTCCATAGCATCCAACGGAGGTCCGAGCTGGGGTGAAAGTACGGAGAATGGTGAAACTTATTATGCGTCGAATAGTACTTTCCCGAATACGGAAATTAAATGGGAAACAACTATAACCCGTAACTTGGCTGTCGATTTAGGGTTATTTAATGGTCGCCTCACCATTACGCCGGAGGTTTATTGGAATACGACTCGTGATTTGCTTTATCGGACTTTGATTCCCACCACTACCGGTTACACCCGGCAGATGCAAAATGTGGGGCAGGTCACGAATAAAGGATTTGAATTGACTATCAACGGAGACATCATCCAGAAAAGAGATTTCATTCTGAGTGCGAATTTAACTATGGGCTTCAATAAGAGTCGTGTAGATAAAATCAATGGAGATGATAAAGAACTGTGGACTACTTCCAGTCGTTGGAGTTCAAGTGACAATGACTTTTGCTTGAAAGAAGGTGGTGAAGTCGGTTTGATTTACGGATACGTATATGACGGTATTTATGGGTTTGACGGATTTGAACGCTCTGGTTTCAACTATGTACCTAAAGAGGGAACGGTGAATTGTGATGCCATTTACGGGACTTATCCTGGACGTCCGAAATTCAAAGATATTACTGGTGACGGTATCGTGAATGAAGAAGACCGTACTGTAATTGGTAATACGAACCCGCGCTTGCAGGGAGGTTTCGGATTGAGTGGTCAGTGGAAGAACTTCGATTTTACAGCCAATTTTACCTATATGCTTGGTTTCGATGTGCTCAACTCTACGGCATACGATTTGTCTTCAGCTAATGGTTCCAGTCAGACCAATCCGAAGAATGTGCTCGCCAAATTCGGTTATGATAGTCGTTGGGTATATCATGGAGATATTTACAATACCAATGCTGACGGCTCTACCTCTCTTTATAATAAGGGAGAACCTCTTATCAGTAATAGCCAGCATATTGAATATCTGGATGTATACGAGCGGATTAATTCTGGTAAGACTCTTTGGAATCCGAATGACGTAACAGCAAGATATACACATTCTTACTTTGTTGAGGATGGTTCTTTTCTTCGTTTGCAGGACATTACTATCGGTTACACCCTACCAAAAAAACTGACCCGGAAATGGGGTGTTGAACGTCTGCGTGTATATGCCACTGGATCCAATCTTTTCTGTTTAACCGGTTATAGCGGTTACGACCCGGAAGTAGATATCCAGAGCGGTTTGACACCAAGTGTCGACTACAACCGGTATCCGCGCAGCCACGGTTATCTGTTTGGTCTAAACTTGACTTTTTAACTTTTAAATTGAATGACAATGAAGAAAAATATTTTATACATACTATTCGCTCTGGGAGGGCTGACCTCTTGTTCTGACTTTTTGGAAGTGCAGTCTCCTTCGAGCTTTACCGACGATTATGTGTTTAGCAGCACGGAAGAAGCTAATCGTTTGCTCAACGGTGTCTATACGGCTCTCTGTTCCAACAGCATCTACGGGAACGCTTATCTCAATACGTTTTGCCTGAACAGCGATGTGGAGTTTACTACCAGTACGGCCGAAATGCAAAGTACCAGCCATAATGAATATAAGCTGTTTGACTGCGAAGCGGATGCTAGCAATTTGCTGAGTACTTGGAACGCTGCTTATTCTGCTGTCGAAAAAGCTAATAATTTCGTGAGCGCTGCCGAGCAAAGTGACTTGTATGCCGCAGGAAATGCCGAACTTCTTCAGATGGTTGGTGAGGCGAAGTGCATTCGCGCCATGTGCTACCTTGATTTGGTGATCATGTTCGGTGATATTCCTTTCTCGATGACCCGTGCTTATGATTCTGAAAGTCTGGTGATGCCTATAAGTAACCGGGATGAGATTTTGGCAACGCTTATCGCTGATTTGAAAGAAACAGCATTGCAGATGAACTTTTCCAGCGAGCTTTCCGAAGGGGTAGAACGCTGTTCCAAAGAATATTGTTGGGCGTTGATTGCCCGTATAGCTCTCTATCGAGGTGGATATTCATTGCGTCCCGGCGATTCCAGAACAGATGTCGGTACTATGCAACGTCCTACGGATTATACAGAGTATTATAAAATAGCGCGCGACTATTGCGACTCGGTCATCACATCGGGCACTCATGCGTTGATCAAAGATTACTATAATGTATTTATTGATGAATGTAACTATAAAGTGGCGAGCGGTGATGATCCTATCTTTGAAATTCCTTTTACACGGGATGTTAATGGCGCCATCGGGAATATTCATGGTCCCAGGGGTACAGACTCTAGTGCCGGAGGAACGGAAGCTCCTAATTTATGGGGTACGACCGGTGCCAACGTGCGTGTGAATGCTTTCTATCGTTTTTCTTTTGACAAAGAAGATGTTCGCCGGAATACGATTGGGTATTGGGGATATGACTATGCCGGAACACCGACATTGCTGAACGACTACAACAACTATTGCAACAAATGGTCGAAGTTTTGGGATGAAAACCATATGCAAGGTTATATGAGTGGAAGTAATACCGGCATCAACTTTCCGTATATGCGCTATGCTGATGTCCTGCTAATGTTTGCCGAAGCGGAAAACGAACTGAACAACGGTCCTACAGAAGCTGCGAAATCTGCCTTGAAAGCTGTTCGCGAACGTGCATTCCGCGGTGCCGGCAACCAGGCTGAGATGGTAGATGCATATGTGGATGCTGCCGGTTCGAAGGAAGATTTCTTCCAATTGATTTTCGATGAGCGTGCATGGGAATTTGCAGGAGAAGGATTGCGCTGGAAAGATTTGGTTCGTTGGAATCTCTACAATCAAGTGATATATAAGACTTTCTGGAAGTATTACGGCTATGGAAGTCAGGATTATTCGTATGACTTTGATAATAAGTACGATACGTATCCTACCAATATTTATTATAAAATAGTTGATAACCCGGGGGATGGTAGTTATCCGAATAAGACGCTTCCGGTACTTGAGTTCTTTAAATATGATGACGGAACATTAACCATCGACAATCAATGGGAAAGTTTCGGACTGAATGTAGACAAGATGCCTACAGGTACCGAATGGACTACCAATACTTGGTTCCAATGGTTGGATGACAATACTGGTATTGCTAAAGCACAGTGTCGTTGTTCTTTACGCGGATATATCTACATCGATCAGGAAGGAACGTTGATGCCGTCTGGTATGCCGGAGTATCAAGAAGGTGTAAACCTGAATAATCTTCCTCCGGTTCGCTACATCCTGCCTATTCCGAGTGACGCAATCTCTCGTAGCAATGGGGTATATCAGAATTATTATGGTTATTAACTCAACTAAAATAGAAACAATATGAAAAAATATACAGCATATATAATGGCTCTGTTTGCAGGTGCCTTGTTTGTGCTCTCCGGTTGCAAGGATGATGATGTCGTGGACGGAGGAGAATACAATAGTGAACGTTTGTTCATGCCGATGTTCCGTATGGAAGAAAATACCAATGATAACTCCGATCCCTATGCCTGTGCTATCGCTTCGAAAGCTATTCATAGCACAAGCAACCGCATTAATGATGTCCAACTCTATTGGTATGGTGTGAAAGGAGCAAGCGGATACCGTATCCGTTGCAAAGTGCAAGGTACTGATTGGGATAAAAACAGTGTACTGGATACCATCGTGGGGCCGGAAGTACTTGAGTTTTTACATGAAGACTTGCAGTATAGCGTAGGCTATTCATATGCTATTCAGGCACTTTCATCCAAAGGCGATGCCTATAACTCCAAATGGTATGGAATGGGCGACGGCTCTCATCAGAAAGATTACATGACGATCACTACCGGTGACCGTTATGCGGTGCCGAGTATTTTCTGGGTGGAAGACGTTACCTTCGAATCCGTTCGCGTTTACTTCAACAACACGGTTGAATCTACTTCAGAATATGAGGAATTCATCAAAAACGGTGCCGAGATTGTAGACGGCAAGTGGGTATTTCATGACATACAGATAGTGCCGACTGCCGATAACCCTGATTTGGAGTCTGTCTATCATACCATGACAGAGGAAGACTTTGCTAATGGATATGTAGACTTTGACGGATTCGTTTCCAATGGTTCCTATATTGTTACGGGCAATAACAACAATGTTGCGCGCGTATACGATCGGAACTATAACAAGGCGTTTATGCGCATGCTGGGTGAAGTGGGCGACCCGATTGCCATTCCTGCCATCTATGATGCAGGTGATACTATTATGGCGGCCTACTATAATACGGATAATCTGCAAGCTTCCCGTCTGGATACTATTTTGTCTAATTATATGGGTGACAATACTATCACCGAAGGGCAAGTGTTCTATCTTGAAGGAGGCAAGAATTACTATTTGGCTTCCAGTTTGGCGTTGACAAAAGGGTTGACGTTAGAAACGAATCCGGAAGATTTGGCTGCCGGAAAGGGAAGAGCTGTTATCTATATGGGTGTAGGTACTAGTGACGAGAGTGGTAACTCTGGAAGAGCTGCCAATTTTAATTTGGGACGTAATGCGCAGAGCGGAGCGGAAAATGGTGTTTTGCTTTCTTTCCAGGATATCAAGTTTAATGAAATTAACTTTACCGTACAGAAATTCTACAATTACTTGGATAAAAATGGCACAGGAGGAAATTCGAACTATGCTATTTCTGCCAACTATTTCATGAATATGAATTCGCAAGGTTTGGGATTCACGATGGGTGAGTTGAGTATCACTAATTGTACGTTCAGTGGTATGATACGTGGTTTTATTCGCTTCCAAGGTCCTAATCGTCAAATTATTCAGAGGCTGACAGTGGAGGGCTGCGTATTCCATGATTGCGGTGTATATGATGCTAACGGTCGTGGTTATGCATGGTTTGCCGGTCCTGGAAACCGCAAAGATTCCAACTTCTTCCAGAATCTGACTGTCCGTAATAATACCTTCATTGATAGTCCGCGTCATTCGCTTGTAGGAGAGAATGGTAATTTAGCATGGCCTGCCGGAACGACTTGGAACGTTGTTATAGAGAACAATACATTTGTCAATTTCTCTACTCGTTCCTCAAATTCAGGGCATGGATTAATATTGGAAACTCGTTATGCTCCTCGCGGAAGTAAGTTTACCTTTAAGAAGAATCTCTTTGTTATGGTACGCCAGAACGACAGCGATAATCGTCCATTGAATATGAAGGGTATGCGTATCGATACCAAAGCGATTGAATACGATTTTGCCGACAATTATGCAACCACTGTTCCCAACTGGACTACTTCGAACTTGATTGATGGCTTGTTCAGTAATCGTGCGTTCAGCAACACGAGCGATGGTGCAGGGTATAATAGCGGTGCTCTTAATCTTGGCGGCTATGGTGAAACTCGTATTAAGTTCGGTGACAATCGAAATGAAAATGAAGACGATGCGGTTGGCTATCAATTGACTCCAGCCGAGTTGTTCATGAATTCTGCTCCATTAGCACCTGAAGGTCATAAGGATATGCACCGTTACAATGTGGATGGCTTCTATTATAATTTAACACCGAGGGTCATGGCTCATCCGATTTATACAAAAGGCATTGGTGACCCACGTTGGAGGAATGGCGATGCTTGGAAATAGGTATTAAAATCATAATTTCCTCTTGAAATTTAAAATTTAGGAGGACATTCTTTGCTGGAAAAGGCTGTTCGTGATGAATAGCCTTTTCTTCGTTATACGCCTTGGGGTACACTGTAAGATACAAGTCATGAATGATCTCTGATAGTAAGAACCATTAGCTAATAGCAAGGATAATATGCAGGACGAGCACGCGAAACAAGCAAAGTCCTATAACTATCCGAATGTTTATCAGGTAAAGTCGGAAGATAATATGAGATGAAAGCATACTTTTTTATCCGGGGAAGTCTCACGGACATTATGCTGATGTATCTTCATGGTTGAAACATTAAATTCAGAACCGAAAAGAAATGAACTATAATAAGAAAAATGAATATGGTTAACGATAATTAGCATAGTTATGCAGTTCTCGTACATGAAAAGCTCGTCGGGGTTGATTGCTCACCCCCTTGCCGCATGGTGTTCCCTCCGTAGGAGCTTTATGGCTTCTCGGACTTGAAGCCATCTACATAGAGTTTTTCTTGAGTGACAACAGCAAAGGCTTGCCTTATAAGTTTGTTAGCGACTGCAATGAGTGCTACCTTTCCCGGCTTGCCATTAGATCGTAATCGGTCAAAACATGCCTTGCATTCAGTATTACATCGTAAAGATGCAAAAGCAGCCACATAAAGTTGGCTCCGCAAGGAAGAATTACCGTTACGATTGATGTGACCTTTGACATTGACTGACGTACCGGATTGTTGGTAAGTAGGTGACAATCCCAAGTATCGGGTGAGTTGCTTGGCATTATCAAAGTAGGTGAAGCCTCCCGTAGCCATGATTAACGCAGCTGCCAGCGTAACACCAATACCTTTGATTGAAGTAAGCAAATCCATCTGTTTCTTGTATTCGCTTTGCGCCAGAGAAGCCAACTCCTCTTCCAACCCTTTGATTTGTTTTTCAAGAAAGATAATTGTCTTTTCAATTGTTTTCTTGCATTTAGGGTCAAAGAATGGGAGTACTTCCATGGAGCCTTTCAAGTTCCCAGTTGCTACGAGCTGTTTCTTGAGTTGGCGTATGACCGTCCGTTTTTGCTTCAAGATAAGGATGGTGTCATTACGCAACTTGTAAGATGTTGGCTGCATCTTCTCACCGTACATGGCGATCAAACGAGCGTCTATTTCATCTGTCTTTGTGACAGAAAGCATAACACGGGCAAAGTTTTTAATCTTTAGAGGATTCTCAAGACTAACAGCAATACCCGCTTCTGAAAGTAGATAAACTAGTAGGGCACTATAATTACCGGTTGCTTCCAACACACAGTGGTGTTCCGCTACGGAAATGGTTTGAATAAACTCATGAATGCCTTTGGCAGTATTCTTGAAAGAGTTTGTCCTACTACCTTTAGCAGAAGAATAAGCAACTACGAAAGTCGCTTTGCTGACATCAATTCCAACGTAAGTCATGGTCTTAATATTTTATATTATAACATCTATACATCTTGAGCCACCATTGCAAATGCGGGGTCAAAGCCCATTGAACTATCCGGTTTCTGATGTAAAAGTGTGGGGACAAAACATTTCTTACGATCTGCAT encodes the following:
- a CDS encoding SusC/RagA family TonB-linked outer membrane protein, with the translated sequence MKSRLLLLSALLLMVPIGVFAQNITVKGTVKDSQGETVIGATVVEKGNTSNGVTTNLDGQFTISVGKGKKLVISYIGMETQEVDAITGKDLSITLKDDSQSLDEVVVIGYGGSKARRDLTGSVGSISGAKLAAVPVASAGEALQGKIAGVQVTTVDGAPGADINIRIRGGGTSLSGDNSNPLFVVDGFIADNINDIPPTDIQSIDVLKDASLTAIYGAKGGNGVVLVTTKSASAGKIQVEFNTYAQFKQLAGKVDLLNTYEFVRYQQDYTIGSNSKVHQFREDFGNPNDMDLYQNAVTHDWQDEVMGGSALSQMYNVTVKGGSEKLRFSTSLTHHDESGIVASSGVRRTNMNTKINVQISPKLSILINPRFSYRRDLGAGADGIGTGGLIGVLRYRPTNGLREFIYRDDETLNYNDEKFWMLSSPLDDIDQNYRLRHRYSFINQASVIWNAFKGFTFRSDIAQSWEFGEDNRFYGYLTSTGINNNDKPVASISNSRNDKYIWTNTANYDLSLDDVHNFSFLLGHEVQHQQTTNKFESARYFPQSIIPREALANMGLGTAYQVTSSVSTANRMLSFFGQASYNYKHKYLLSATFRADGSTKFAPGNQWGYFPSIAGAWVISEEAFMENVDWINNLKLRVALGMAGNNSIDSDLWRYQYSIASNGGPSWGESTENGETYYASNSTFPNTEIKWETTITRNLAVDLGLFNGRLTITPEVYWNTTRDLLYRTLIPTTTGYTRQMQNVGQVTNKGFELTINGDIIQKRDFILSANLTMGFNKSRVDKINGDDKELWTTSSRWSSSDNDFCLKEGGEVGLIYGYVYDGIYGFDGFERSGFNYVPKEGTVNCDAIYGTYPGRPKFKDITGDGIVNEEDRTVIGNTNPRLQGGFGLSGQWKNFDFTANFTYMLGFDVLNSTAYDLSSANGSSQTNPKNVLAKFGYDSRWVYHGDIYNTNADGSTSLYNKGEPLISNSQHIEYLDVYERINSGKTLWNPNDVTARYTHSYFVEDGSFLRLQDITIGYTLPKKLTRKWGVERLRVYATGSNLFCLTGYSGYDPEVDIQSGLTPSVDYNRYPRSHGYLFGLNLTF
- a CDS encoding RagB/SusD family nutrient uptake outer membrane protein, with the translated sequence MKKNILYILFALGGLTSCSDFLEVQSPSSFTDDYVFSSTEEANRLLNGVYTALCSNSIYGNAYLNTFCLNSDVEFTTSTAEMQSTSHNEYKLFDCEADASNLLSTWNAAYSAVEKANNFVSAAEQSDLYAAGNAELLQMVGEAKCIRAMCYLDLVIMFGDIPFSMTRAYDSESLVMPISNRDEILATLIADLKETALQMNFSSELSEGVERCSKEYCWALIARIALYRGGYSLRPGDSRTDVGTMQRPTDYTEYYKIARDYCDSVITSGTHALIKDYYNVFIDECNYKVASGDDPIFEIPFTRDVNGAIGNIHGPRGTDSSAGGTEAPNLWGTTGANVRVNAFYRFSFDKEDVRRNTIGYWGYDYAGTPTLLNDYNNYCNKWSKFWDENHMQGYMSGSNTGINFPYMRYADVLLMFAEAENELNNGPTEAAKSALKAVRERAFRGAGNQAEMVDAYVDAAGSKEDFFQLIFDERAWEFAGEGLRWKDLVRWNLYNQVIYKTFWKYYGYGSQDYSYDFDNKYDTYPTNIYYKIVDNPGDGSYPNKTLPVLEFFKYDDGTLTIDNQWESFGLNVDKMPTGTEWTTNTWFQWLDDNTGIAKAQCRCSLRGYIYIDQEGTLMPSGMPEYQEGVNLNNLPPVRYILPIPSDAISRSNGVYQNYYGY
- a CDS encoding IS110 family transposase, whose translation is MTYVGIDVSKATFVVAYSSAKGSRTNSFKNTAKGIHEFIQTISVAEHHCVLEATGNYSALLVYLLSEAGIAVSLENPLKIKNFARVMLSVTKTDEIDARLIAMYGEKMQPTSYKLRNDTILILKQKRTVIRQLKKQLVATGNLKGSMEVLPFFDPKCKKTIEKTIIFLEKQIKGLEEELASLAQSEYKKQMDLLTSIKGIGVTLAAALIMATGGFTYFDNAKQLTRYLGLSPTYQQSGTSVNVKGHINRNGNSSLRSQLYVAAFASLRCNTECKACFDRLRSNGKPGKVALIAVANKLIRQAFAVVTQEKLYVDGFKSEKP